CGCCGCATCCGGCACGGATTGGGACAGCCAGAATTGGTGCTCGACGCCATCCGCCTGCCAGATGCCGTGCCAGCCATCGGCGGCGCGGCGCAAGTCGAGGCCGTCGATATGGGCGAGAACGACGGTCGGCTGGCTTGTCGTCTCATCCGGTTCGGTTGGCACGAGTTTGACGGCTTGCGGCTGAAACCGGGGTGACCAGAACAGCGGGTCGCGGTCAGGCGCGGCGTCGGGATCGTGCGGGAAATCGCAAACCCCAGCGTCGGGCGAAGGCTTCCAACTCGGTTGCATCCGGGCGTTTCGCACGGACGAGAAGCTGGAAATCCTCTCGGTAATCGTCGTTGCGACGCAGATATTCCCAGGCGAAACCGGCGGCAGGGATCGTTCGCGTGTGCTTGTAGGCCGCCGGCGCCCGCCAATCGATTTTCAGCATGGCGCACCCTCTCTTACTCGTGGGTTCTTGGAAAGACACCCGGAATAAAGAGTTTCGGACTCCACCTATGCGGGAAATAGTCTGTATGATCTGAAATGTTGTTCGTATATCCAGAACACTTATAGTTATTTTATTC
The nucleotide sequence above comes from Celeribacter indicus. Encoded proteins:
- a CDS encoding transcriptional regulator domain-containing protein produces the protein MLKIDWRAPAAYKHTRTIPAAGFAWEYLRRNDDYREDFQLLVRAKRPDATELEAFARRWGLRFPARSRRRA